The following nucleotide sequence is from Bacteroidales bacterium.
AATAAAAGAATGGACCGTGAAAAAGGTCGTTGGTACTTCTTCTGAAAATAGTTTTACCGATTTTGCACTTAAAGTAGGCGAGGTTACATTACAAGGTGAGATAGATGCGGTAAATTCTACTGTCTGGTTTACTCCTACACAGGATATCTGGGATTTATTGCCGACTGCAGTACCTACTTTTACTTTGTCTTTAGGCGCTACAGCGAATCCTGCATCAGGCGTAGCACAGGATTTTTCAGGTGAAGTAACCTATACAGTAACGGCGCATGATGGTACCGCTAAGGAATGGACTGTTAAAAGGACCAACAGGTCCGGGAACGAAATTAGCTATTTCGAGTTCAAGATCGGTGAAGGGGACGACCAGGTAACGGTAACAGGAGAGATACAGGAAGACGGGGAAACCGTTATATTCAGCCTTCCGTTAATGGGAACAGATTTTACTCCTTCTATGTTAAATGTAGCGCCCACTATTCTGGAGATATCTCCCGGAGCGACAGTATCCCCGGCTCATGATGCCGCACAGAATTTTGCACAGGATGTAACCTATACGGTAACAGCAGAAAACGGCGATCAAAAGACCTGGACCATTAAATCGGAGGGTTATTATGTAAAACAAAAATGGCTTTCAGCCGGAGCTGCTATTAATTTAACCGTTAATGAAACATCTGTTGCTTCAATTGGCGATTATTTAGCACTGGGTAGAACCCAAATGTTACTTGATAAAGAAACAGGAAATGTAGCGTCTGCACAATTGAATGTTGAGGGATTCGCAACTCTCAACAGTAACAATCCTCCTTTCTTTGTTGCGAATGATGATGCCGGAAATTTAGTCGGATGTAGCTTTACATCGTGGTCTTCCAGTAAAATTTATTTCTTTAAATGGACATCTGCCACAACGGCGCCGACTCAGATCCTTGAATTTGATGCAACAGGGCTGGCTTTCGGACGTAAGTTTTCCGTAATCGGCGATGTCAATGGAAACGGTTGTATTATTGCTGCAGAAATAACCCAATACGCCAACGGGGTTCACTATCTTTGGAAGATAACCGGAGGTGTGGTTAATCCAACGCCCAGTATAATAACTACTCATGCTGAATCAAATAACTTGGCTTATCAGACCTTAACACCAATAAATTTGACGGATAACGCTCCGTATTATTTAGGAACTACCAATACCAATATTGGAGCAGCCAATGAGAAGTATGTAAATATTCAATACAATAATGGAACCGATTTTACCGAGATACGGGGTCCTTATACTCAGAATGATGGTCCATGGGCTGCCAGAGGATGGGGAAATATGGGGTTTTATTATCAAAAGTTATTCTCTCTTAATAATAAGAATTTTATGGCTGTACTTCACGGACAATGGGCAAATTATCTTATGACAATTGTTGAAAGAAATGCTGACGGAACACATTCGTTCCCAATAAAAGCACAATTCCCTCGTACTGTTGAAAATACGAATAATACGGGAAGTTTGACGGTTGAGTCTAGTGGAGATAATATATTTATTTATGCAATAGGAACCCGTGAAGCGGTTGTTTGCTATCAAATGAGTAAGTTGTAATAATTTATTTTAATAAAATCATCCCTCCTGAATAATACGGGAGGGATGATTTAACTTTTGGTCAATTTTTTATAAAAAGGGATATTTAGATTTATGGTTAATATGTTTAAAAAAATCACATCTGTTTCTCTATTCGTATGCTCACTTTTTTGCATTATCACTTGTTCCGGGAATAATGACAATTCCGAAAAAGACAAGGAGCCGGAACAGGCAACCGAAGAGATAACGGAAAAAGAAAAAATGTTGTGGTTCGATGCAGAAGCCAACTTTGAACTTTTTTCAAAAAAAGAAAACATTACATATTACCTAGATAAAACAAAATCCGCAGGGTTTAATAAAATTGTGGTCGATGTCCGCCCTATTCATGGGGATGTATTGTACCAAAGCGATTTTATGCCTGTATTGAAAGAAGTTAAAGGCATTCGCGTAGAACGCGATTGGGATTACCTGCAGTTTTTTATCGATGAAGCCCGTAGACGGGACCTTAAAGTAACCGTTTCCGCAACCATCTTTACAGGTGGATCTCCTATAAGGCAGGAAGGGATGGTGTACAGGGATAATAGCTGGAATGGCAAAACCAGTATTGAATATACAAAAGATAAAGGATTCATGGACATCAGGCGCGACCGTTCGAAAGTATCCGCATTCCTGAATCCGGTATTACCCGAAGTCCGGGAGTTTTGCCTGAAGTTTATTAAAGAAATTGTTACCAAATATGATTTCGACGCTTTTGCACTGGACTATTGCCGTTTTCCGGATGAGGAAAATGATTTTTCCGAAGCATCCCGTCTGGCCTTTGAGCAATATATAGGGGCTAAAGTGGAGAAATTTCCGGATGATATATTCAAATGGCACACGGAGGGATATATGGTTCCGGGTAAATGGTACCAGCAATGGTGGGAATTCCGGGCCATGATCATTCATGATTTTATCAAACAGGTCAGGACGGAGATCAATATCATCAAGCCTGATGTCAGGCTGGAATATTGGGCGGCTTCCTGGTACGGCGCCCTATACACCAAAGGACAAAACTGGGCAAGCAAAAAATACGATACCCATAAAGACTATCCCGCATGGGCTTCGGAGGGCTATAAAAATGCCGGATTTGCCGATCTGCTGGATGTTTTCCTATGCGGAACATACCTGACCAATATTTTTGGAAAAAATGATCCTGAATCCATAGAATACGGATTAGAAAGGGCCAACAAGATCGTAAAAGGAGATTGTAAAGTATACGGTACATTATATGCCGCCACTCAGAATACCGCCAAAACTATTGAAGATGCGGTTCATTTATGTTTGTCTGAAACGGAAGGTCTGATGGTCTTTGATATTGTCCAGGTCATTCAGTATGATTTGTGGGAGGGCATTAAAACCGGGATATCCCGCGCAGAAAATGAAAAAAAATAGCCATATGCGAAAAAAATTGTTCTTAAAAATAGGTGGATTGTTTTTCTTTTTTTTCCTGATTCTTTCCTGTTCTTCAGATAAGGAATCCAACGAAGAAGAACAGAATGGGGAACCACCCTTGGAAGAGATTCCGGAAGAACCAACACCTGAAATCCCTGGAGAGGAAGATCCCGTACTGGGGTTAACCATCGATATCGGAGATAATGCCTATCAGGTAGACAGTACTTACCTGGAAAAGATACGGCCGGGCTTATGGTACATGTATGCACAGCTGAAAAATACTGAAAAGCCATTGATCATTCATTCCTTAAGAATGTTTGGTAAAAGTGATGAACTGGCGGTGGAAACATGGATCGCCAGGGATAGCCTGAGGGCCATGGAAAGGCCGTCGGCAATGATCAAAAGAAAAACAAACCAGGGTAAGAAGATCTCTGCCGCCGTCAATGGTGACTTTTATGATATGTCAACAGGAATACCCCTGGGCGGAGAGATGACCATGGGCATACTGACCAAATCTCCCGATCCGGAAATGCCGGTCCTGGCATTTGACAGGAACAATAAACCCTATATGGATTTTATGTCCTTGAACGCTAAGGTAACGGATAATGCCCGCAGATCATACCCTATTAAAGGAGTAAATGTAGTACGCAGTACTGATTATATGGTTTTATATAATAGTTATTTTGGAAAGTATACCCGTACGAATGAATGGGGAGAAGAGATACTGCTTTCACCTGTAGAAGGGAACTGGGAAGAACTGGATAACTATGAAAATGTCAGATGTGTGGTGGAAAGATCCGTACATGCGGGAGAAGGAGGGTCCATGGCCATTCCTAAAGGAAAAATTGTTCTTTCGGGGCATGGCACGGCAGGTAATTTCCTCAGAAATATATCGGTTGACGATGAAATAACGGTTTCAGTCGGATTGGCTTTTCAGTCTGACCAGACTCTTCAGCCGGAAATCAGCAATATGATCGGTTCATACAATATCATACTTAAAAATAATGAGGTATTGCCCATGGCTTCCGATTATCTCCTGACCTCGCGTCATCCCCGTACTTCTGCCGGTTTTTCGTCGGACAGTACTTATATTTTCCTAACCATAGTTGAAGGAAGAAGACCCTCCCTGTCTGTGGGTGTTACTACAAAAGAACTGGCTGAGATCATGAAATACCTGGGAGCAGCCAATG
It contains:
- a CDS encoding DUF5018 domain-containing protein, producing the protein MKTLKLCKTGLICLLTAVMFSFVSCKDDDDETPKSSEKEISNFVLTAGGETFLGVVQEDKKTINFLVGLDFDQEYLKTATPTFEVSKGALADPASGKSQDFTKDVVYKVTAEDGSIKEWTVKKVVGTSSENSFTDFALKVGEVTLQGEIDAVNSTVWFTPTQDIWDLLPTAVPTFTLSLGATANPASGVAQDFSGEVTYTVTAHDGTAKEWTVKRTNRSGNEISYFEFKIGEGDDQVTVTGEIQEDGETVIFSLPLMGTDFTPSMLNVAPTILEISPGATVSPAHDAAQNFAQDVTYTVTAENGDQKTWTIKSEGYYVKQKWLSAGAAINLTVNETSVASIGDYLALGRTQMLLDKETGNVASAQLNVEGFATLNSNNPPFFVANDDAGNLVGCSFTSWSSSKIYFFKWTSATTAPTQILEFDATGLAFGRKFSVIGDVNGNGCIIAAEITQYANGVHYLWKITGGVVNPTPSIITTHAESNNLAYQTLTPINLTDNAPYYLGTTNTNIGAANEKYVNIQYNNGTDFTEIRGPYTQNDGPWAARGWGNMGFYYQKLFSLNNKNFMAVLHGQWANYLMTIVERNADGTHSFPIKAQFPRTVENTNNTGSLTVESSGDNIFIYAIGTREAVVCYQMSKL
- a CDS encoding family 10 glycosylhydrolase, with protein sequence MFKKITSVSLFVCSLFCIITCSGNNDNSEKDKEPEQATEEITEKEKMLWFDAEANFELFSKKENITYYLDKTKSAGFNKIVVDVRPIHGDVLYQSDFMPVLKEVKGIRVERDWDYLQFFIDEARRRDLKVTVSATIFTGGSPIRQEGMVYRDNSWNGKTSIEYTKDKGFMDIRRDRSKVSAFLNPVLPEVREFCLKFIKEIVTKYDFDAFALDYCRFPDEENDFSEASRLAFEQYIGAKVEKFPDDIFKWHTEGYMVPGKWYQQWWEFRAMIIHDFIKQVRTEINIIKPDVRLEYWAASWYGALYTKGQNWASKKYDTHKDYPAWASEGYKNAGFADLLDVFLCGTYLTNIFGKNDPESIEYGLERANKIVKGDCKVYGTLYAATQNTAKTIEDAVHLCLSETEGLMVFDIVQVIQYDLWEGIKTGISRAENEKK
- a CDS encoding phosphodiester glycosidase family protein, which encodes MRKKLFLKIGGLFFFFFLILSCSSDKESNEEEQNGEPPLEEIPEEPTPEIPGEEDPVLGLTIDIGDNAYQVDSTYLEKIRPGLWYMYAQLKNTEKPLIIHSLRMFGKSDELAVETWIARDSLRAMERPSAMIKRKTNQGKKISAAVNGDFYDMSTGIPLGGEMTMGILTKSPDPEMPVLAFDRNNKPYMDFMSLNAKVTDNARRSYPIKGVNVVRSTDYMVLYNSYFGKYTRTNEWGEEILLSPVEGNWEELDNYENVRCVVERSVHAGEGGSMAIPKGKIVLSGHGTAGNFLRNISVDDEITVSVGLAFQSDQTLQPEISNMIGSYNIILKNNEVLPMASDYLLTSRHPRTSAGFSSDSTYIFLTIVEGRRPSLSVGVTTKELAEIMKYLGAANAVNLDGGGSSCMIADDKVKNFLTDGSERAVANGLLIQEYSSKLKDGK